From a region of the Procambarus clarkii isolate CNS0578487 chromosome 2, FALCON_Pclarkii_2.0, whole genome shotgun sequence genome:
- the LOC138366285 gene encoding uncharacterized protein — protein MTVAEVWRQKVLVALGAQGLHPSFSMSKDIFLVAMKDIFGCQAEVTTVTLDLSALTTEPTNATESITEDPEPETDIDQLVTTDLPPVDGEIVVTETIPQTGTDETTTDSLSEVDETYTGGPTGVETTTDSPKVSDITDTPIDSATDTTDIISGSPATGSDSSTESSLTTLQEGDYSTEASLATDDLSGVSVPGVTEPSTLTDETESPDYPTSYETSVTSEAPVTPEAPATSEAPIGTPSQEDIESLAGTDVSSSTDSTGVKTTTDSLLEVDETSTGGPTEVETTTDGLLEVDETSTGGPTEVETTTDGLLETLRISSVGHLLQVSDSSTESSLTTLQEGDYSTEASLATDDLSGVSVPGVTEPSTLTDETESPDYPTSTDVSSSTDSTGVKTTTDSLLEVDETSTGGPTEVETTTDGLLEVDETSTGVENYHRWFT, from the exons CCGAGGTGACAACAGTAACACTGGATTTGTCAGCACTGACGACCGAGCCAACCAACGCTACAGAGAGCATCACTGAGGACCCAGAGCCAGAGACGGACATCGACCAGCTGGTTACAACTGATCTCCCACCTGTTGACGGAGAAATTGTTGTCACAGAAACGATTCCCCAAACTGGAACCGATGAGACAACCACTGATAGTTTATCTGAGGTTGATGAAACGTATACTGGTGGTCCAACTGGGGTTGAAACTACCACCGATTCTCCAAAAGTATCTGACATAACAGACACGCCTATCGACTCGGCTACGGACACTACGGATATCATCAGTGGGTCACCTGCTACAGGTTCCGACAGTTCTACTGAAAGTTCCCTAACTACACTCCAAGAGGGTGATTACAGTACTGAAGCTTCTCTTGCTACTGATGACCTCAGCGGAGTTAGTGTACCAGGTGTTACCGAGCCCTCAACACTTACTGATGAAACAGAAAGTCCTGATTATCCCACAAGTTATGAGACCTCGGTAACTTCTGAAGCTCCAGTAACGCCTGAGGCTCCAGCAACCTCTGAGGCTCCTATTGGTACCCCGAGTCAAGAAGATATTGAATCTCTTGCAGGTACTGATGTCTCATCTAGTACTGATTCAACTGGGGTTAAAACTACCACTGATAGTTTACTTGAAGTTGATGAGACGTCCACTGGTGGTCCAACTGAGGTTGAAACTACCACCGATGGTTTACTTGAAGTTGATGAGACGTCCACTGGTGGTCCAACTGAGGTTGAAACTACCACCGATGGTTTACTTGAA ACACTACGGATATCATCAGTGGGTCACCTGCTACAGGTTTCCGACAGTTCTACTGAAAGTTCCCTAACTACACTCCAAGAGGGTGATTACAGTACTGAAGCTTCTCTTGCTACTGATGACCTCAGCGGAGTTAGTGTACCAGGTGTTACCGAGCCCTCAACACTTACTGATGAAACAGAAAGTCCTGATTATCCCACAA GTACTGATGTCTCATCTAGTACTGATTCAACTGGGGTTAAAACTACCACTGATAGTTTACTTGAAGTTGATGAGACGTCCACTGGTGGTCCAACTGAGGTTGAAACTACCACCGATGGTTTACTTGAAGTTGATGAGACGTCCACTGGGGTTGAAAACTACCACCGATGGTTTACTTGA